A region from the Gemmatimonadota bacterium genome encodes:
- a CDS encoding phage major capsid protein — protein MQAPRGYSLPRAIARAASFETGNSLELEVHQELVRSLGNTPRGGLWVPLSAATRALNTQTPTEGAEAIFSRPQTLVDTMRARSVVATLGASVVSDMTENLALVTKTAPTPAVWVPENSLTPVADGDASFDRVVAPPRTLMASTVITMQLLKASSLSEDVASMIERDIADSFALAWDQAAISGDGAADDPVGILNRPGMQTVAIGANGGPPTWDHVVDLEAAVAEANADVEDGTLGYATTPGVRQFLKKTERFTGAGPIWDGKGMNGHPGLVSKVIPENLAKGTGSGLHALIFGRWSELVIALWNGAVELVVDPITMSRRGLVEIVGFALATVEFRHEESFSAVVDAAV, from the coding sequence ATGCAGGCACCCAGAGGATACTCGCTCCCCAGGGCGATCGCTCGCGCCGCCTCATTCGAGACCGGCAACTCCCTTGAGCTCGAAGTGCACCAGGAGCTGGTCCGGAGCCTCGGCAACACCCCGCGAGGAGGGCTTTGGGTTCCGCTCAGCGCCGCGACACGAGCGCTGAACACCCAGACCCCCACCGAGGGCGCCGAAGCCATCTTCTCTCGACCCCAGACACTCGTCGACACCATGAGAGCGCGGTCGGTAGTCGCGACGCTGGGCGCAAGCGTTGTGTCTGACATGACGGAGAACCTCGCCCTGGTCACGAAGACCGCGCCCACCCCGGCCGTTTGGGTCCCGGAGAACTCCCTGACCCCCGTAGCGGACGGCGATGCCTCCTTCGATAGGGTGGTGGCACCCCCGCGCACGCTGATGGCGAGCACAGTGATCACCATGCAGCTGCTGAAGGCCAGCTCTCTGAGCGAGGATGTCGCGTCGATGATCGAGCGCGACATCGCCGATTCCTTTGCCCTCGCTTGGGACCAGGCCGCAATCTCGGGAGACGGCGCCGCAGACGATCCGGTGGGCATCTTGAACCGACCCGGGATGCAGACCGTCGCGATCGGGGCCAACGGGGGGCCCCCGACGTGGGACCACGTCGTCGACCTCGAGGCAGCGGTAGCGGAAGCGAACGCCGACGTCGAAGACGGGACCCTCGGGTACGCGACTACCCCTGGGGTCCGCCAGTTCCTCAAGAAGACTGAGCGTTTCACGGGTGCCGGCCCCATCTGGGACGGGAAGGGGATGAACGGCCACCCAGGGTTGGTGTCGAAGGTGATTCCCGAGAATCTCGCAAAGGGGACCGGTTCAGGCCTTCACGCGCTGATCTTCGGACGGTGGAGCGAACTCGTCATCGCCCTGTGGAACGGGGCCGTCGAACTCGTCGTCGATCCCATCACAATGAGTCGCCGCGGCCTGGTCGAGATCGTGGGGTTCGCCCTCGCGACGGTGGAGTTCAGGCACGAAGAGTCATTCTCGGCGGTCGTTGACGCCGCGGTCTGA
- a CDS encoding phage major capsid protein — protein sequence MIERKRCAALVELAQSAGLPEMAQRWVEQGTSLPAARSWVQARLGAPVRDLVPLTAKEKDAYSLERAILQLAGEEPPGLETDVSDALRGVLKDEVRLRGGLLLPSKLLARALSTNTPTAGAETVFPEYAGFLDMLRTRALVLSLGAQTREDLVGNPTFVKQTGDPTATWVAENPGSDVVSSQPSFTVVQLTPKTLMANVQYTRQELRQAVEEMQPLVERSLIARHARAIDLAALHGTGAGNEPAGITATTGVNAVPMGGAISFPGVVALETAVASDDADLGEMAYLMTPEVRGRAKTTEVFSGSNGRPIWTGSGELGEVNGYRAAVSNQVAKNLGGGSNEHGIIFGVWSKLVIGDWGVIELIVDELTLKKRGIIEVTSFQMADIQFEYPEAFAFGTGLTV from the coding sequence ATGATCGAGCGCAAACGCTGTGCGGCACTCGTGGAGCTGGCTCAGTCCGCCGGCCTTCCGGAGATGGCTCAGCGGTGGGTAGAGCAGGGGACGTCCCTCCCGGCCGCACGCAGCTGGGTCCAAGCCCGGCTGGGGGCACCTGTTCGTGACCTGGTGCCGCTGACCGCGAAGGAGAAGGACGCCTACAGTCTCGAACGTGCGATTCTGCAGCTTGCCGGCGAAGAGCCGCCCGGGCTGGAGACCGACGTCAGCGACGCGCTCCGGGGGGTCTTGAAGGATGAAGTACGGCTTCGGGGTGGCCTTCTCCTTCCCTCAAAGCTGCTCGCCCGCGCGCTCTCCACCAACACCCCGACGGCGGGGGCTGAGACCGTCTTCCCGGAGTACGCCGGCTTCCTCGACATGCTCCGCACGCGGGCGCTGGTGCTCAGCCTCGGGGCTCAGACGCGTGAGGACCTAGTCGGCAATCCTACCTTCGTGAAGCAGACAGGTGACCCCACCGCCACCTGGGTTGCGGAGAATCCCGGGTCCGACGTTGTCAGCAGCCAGCCGAGCTTCACTGTCGTGCAGCTGACGCCGAAGACCCTGATGGCCAACGTCCAGTACACCCGCCAAGAGCTCAGGCAAGCGGTAGAGGAAATGCAGCCCCTCGTGGAGCGCAGCCTGATCGCCCGCCATGCGCGCGCGATCGACCTCGCCGCCCTCCACGGCACTGGGGCTGGCAACGAGCCCGCGGGCATCACTGCCACCACCGGAGTCAACGCCGTTCCGATGGGCGGCGCTATCAGCTTCCCCGGGGTCGTGGCTCTCGAGACTGCCGTTGCCTCGGATGACGCTGACCTCGGTGAGATGGCCTACCTGATGACGCCTGAGGTTCGAGGACGAGCGAAGACCACCGAGGTCTTCTCTGGTAGCAACGGGCGGCCGATTTGGACGGGCTCCGGCGAGTTGGGGGAGGTCAACGGGTACCGTGCGGCGGTGTCCAACCAGGTGGCGAAGAACCTGGGAGGCGGGTCCAACGAGCACGGCATCATCTTCGGAGTCTGGAGCAAGCTGGTGATCGGCGACTGGGGTGTCATCGAACTCATCGTGGACGAGCTCACCCTCAAGAAGCGGGGTATCATCGAGGTGACGTCCTTCCAGATGGCTGACATTCAGTTCGAGTATCCGGAGGCCTTCGCCTTCGGGACTGGACTCACCGTGTAA
- a CDS encoding porin family protein produces MKATWVGIIAAALWVPPPVTAQSHEITLGVTGGFSFADVKTDDPELGDTFRRNAVAGGVFMSFRANDRIVVVPNLLYQQQGFRVDNADADATFKVDYVTLPLLLQVDLTQANRLRPRIFAGPSIGFQALCGVSGIVDGVDDDYDCDDPEIDVNTATTVYALVVGAGVDWQVGRWILGVEGRYDYGLTDLDVDPQAPMQKLRTYSILGRISLGFSEM; encoded by the coding sequence ATGAAGGCCACCTGGGTGGGAATCATCGCGGCGGCGCTTTGGGTGCCACCGCCCGTCACCGCACAATCCCATGAGATCACGCTCGGAGTGACCGGCGGTTTCAGCTTCGCGGACGTCAAGACCGACGATCCGGAGTTGGGCGACACGTTCCGACGCAACGCCGTAGCCGGTGGCGTGTTCATGTCGTTCCGAGCCAACGATCGCATCGTGGTCGTACCCAATCTGCTCTATCAGCAGCAAGGGTTCCGGGTCGACAATGCAGACGCCGACGCGACCTTCAAAGTCGACTACGTGACGCTGCCGCTGCTGCTCCAGGTGGACCTGACCCAGGCGAACCGGCTGCGGCCCCGGATCTTCGCCGGCCCCAGCATCGGGTTCCAGGCGCTGTGCGGCGTGAGTGGCATCGTTGATGGCGTCGACGATGACTACGACTGCGACGACCCCGAGATCGACGTCAATACTGCAACCACGGTCTATGCGCTCGTGGTGGGCGCCGGGGTGGATTGGCAGGTGGGCCGCTGGATTCTGGGCGTCGAAGGCCGGTACGACTACGGTCTCACGGATCTCGACGTCGATCCGCAAGCGCCCATGCAGAAGCTGCGCACGTATTCCATCCTCGGCCGGATCAGCCTCGGCTTCTCGGAGATGTGA
- a CDS encoding M23 family metallopeptidase: protein MRRLNPLLLLLLTACDVPAEIQEVLRDPTSHERYSASLVRAGLDQTGAGRDWVEEAERAMASPLVVSLPHREDGFLDPAIPRALGYRFELRRGQRLQVDLALDEVRPGRLFIDLFRLASDSTSPPFFQLDLPPDSTHLEFDAPRSGSYLLRVQPELLRGGAFAIEIRVVPQLAFPVEGRGPSAVLSRFGADRDGGRRAHRGVDIFAPRGTPALAAGDGRVTRVDTTNLGGNVVWMTTARGGHRLYYAHLDRQLVREGQQVRVGDTLGLVGNTGNARTTPPHLHFGVYVRREGALDPYPFIEPLRTGVVAADSAARTLIGRWARAGVDGVVAREAPNTRAPELERLRRGAAVWVVSASQAFYRVQLPDGREGYVPQRGMQSASAAFAVMDAVAGAPIRAAPRPGAPLRGRVPSEEARLAVLGLYDRYGLVLDSEGREGWIELEDD, encoded by the coding sequence ATGCGACGTCTCAATCCCCTGCTCCTTCTTCTGCTCACCGCCTGTGACGTGCCGGCGGAGATCCAGGAAGTCCTCCGGGACCCGACGTCCCACGAACGGTATTCGGCGTCGCTGGTGCGGGCAGGACTGGACCAGACCGGGGCCGGGCGGGACTGGGTCGAAGAGGCGGAGCGCGCCATGGCCTCGCCGCTGGTGGTCTCGCTCCCCCATCGGGAGGACGGGTTCCTCGATCCAGCGATCCCCCGTGCGCTCGGATATCGTTTCGAACTCCGACGCGGCCAACGCCTTCAGGTCGACCTGGCCTTGGACGAGGTCCGCCCCGGCCGCTTGTTCATCGACCTCTTCAGGCTGGCGTCGGACTCCACCTCCCCGCCCTTCTTTCAACTCGACCTGCCCCCCGATTCCACCCACCTGGAGTTCGATGCACCGCGCAGCGGTTCGTATCTCCTGCGCGTGCAGCCGGAGTTGTTGCGAGGTGGCGCCTTCGCCATCGAGATCCGGGTGGTGCCGCAGCTGGCATTCCCGGTCGAGGGTCGCGGGCCCAGTGCCGTGTTGAGCCGTTTCGGTGCCGACCGCGACGGCGGTCGCCGCGCCCATCGTGGCGTCGACATCTTCGCACCCCGCGGCACACCCGCGCTGGCGGCCGGCGACGGGCGCGTGACGCGGGTGGATACGACCAACCTGGGTGGCAACGTCGTGTGGATGACGACCGCACGAGGGGGCCATCGCCTGTACTATGCGCATCTGGACCGGCAGCTGGTGCGCGAAGGACAGCAGGTTCGCGTCGGGGACACGCTGGGGCTCGTGGGGAATACGGGCAACGCGCGCACGACGCCGCCACACCTGCATTTCGGCGTGTATGTGCGCCGGGAGGGGGCGCTCGATCCCTACCCGTTCATCGAGCCATTGCGCACCGGCGTCGTGGCCGCGGACTCGGCAGCGCGCACCCTGATCGGTCGTTGGGCGCGCGCCGGCGTGGACGGCGTAGTGGCGCGTGAGGCGCCGAACACGCGTGCTCCGGAGTTGGAGCGGTTGCGGCGGGGCGCGGCCGTGTGGGTCGTGTCCGCCAGTCAGGCCTTCTATCGGGTTCAGCTTCCTGACGGCCGCGAGGGGTATGTGCCGCAACGGGGAATGCAGTCCGCCTCCGCGGCCTTCGCAGTGATGGATGCGGTTGCGGGTGCTCCGATCCGCGCGGCTCCGCGCCCGGGAGCGCCCCTGCGCGGGCGGGTGCCTTCAGAGGAGGCGCGTCTCGCGGTCCTGGGGCTGTACGATCGCTATGGCCTGGTGCTCGACTCCGAAGGGCGCGAGGGCTGGATCGAGTTGGAGGACGACTAG
- a CDS encoding amidohydrolase, which produces MRTTTCRLLTLGALAACGCSPSGTAPADQVFVNGHVITVDSAFSVAEAFAVHQGRFVSVGTEAAVRAQVRADAPVIDLQGRTVLPGFNDNHIHLGPGRRLMPWRGGLLPGVPEWLEGVSTPEALAAALTEQATHTPPGAWIQGALNRPDWPNDRVPSRWDLDRMVPDHPVMLTRGPHTYLLNSRALALAGIDRTTPDPEGGWIFKRADGEPNGRVLEAARRLVDRVLPRGEDRLSYEEGIESMREMLTDLAGLGITSVNAAGIRPAGLRQVQDLYDRYGALLPRATVQLRVSPGHDSFDDPVEGVRVTLDEIEALGVRTGWGSDRLKLGALKMSIDGGLSAPVFWSLEDYPGRPGFRGAIRIPAETFRPVAERAHELGWQLGIHTMGDGAVQMVVDEIAAIQQAHPRADARHYLHHVAVKPPEATIATMARAGIMVASQPAFTVGLGAYAHEALSPEREQTQNPTRSLLDAGVRVSYGSDSAPYGPLLSIWTAVTRRGYDGQVYGPEEAVSVEDAIRLHTVEPAYFTFDETDRGSIAAGLLADFIVLSDDILTVPADSIPHLSVLETWVGGVRVHPSQTR; this is translated from the coding sequence GTGCGCACTACTACGTGCAGGCTCCTTACGCTGGGGGCCCTGGCCGCTTGCGGGTGCAGCCCCTCGGGGACGGCACCGGCGGACCAGGTGTTCGTGAACGGGCATGTGATCACCGTGGATTCGGCGTTCTCGGTGGCCGAAGCCTTCGCCGTCCATCAGGGGCGCTTCGTGTCGGTGGGAACCGAGGCTGCCGTTCGGGCACAGGTCCGTGCAGACGCACCGGTCATCGACCTTCAGGGCCGTACCGTGCTGCCTGGCTTCAACGACAACCACATCCACCTCGGTCCTGGCCGTCGCTTGATGCCCTGGCGGGGAGGGCTCCTGCCCGGGGTGCCAGAGTGGTTGGAGGGGGTGAGCACGCCGGAGGCGTTGGCGGCCGCGCTGACGGAGCAGGCTACCCACACACCACCGGGAGCGTGGATCCAAGGGGCGCTCAACCGTCCGGACTGGCCCAACGACCGGGTACCCAGTCGTTGGGACCTGGATCGCATGGTCCCCGACCATCCCGTGATGCTGACCCGTGGCCCGCACACGTACCTGCTCAACTCGCGAGCGCTGGCTCTCGCGGGTATCGATCGCACGACGCCCGATCCCGAGGGCGGGTGGATCTTCAAGCGTGCGGACGGCGAGCCCAATGGACGCGTTCTGGAGGCGGCCCGACGGCTGGTGGATCGCGTGCTTCCCCGGGGCGAAGACCGTCTCTCCTACGAGGAGGGCATCGAGTCCATGCGCGAGATGCTGACCGATCTTGCTGGGCTCGGCATCACCAGCGTCAACGCGGCCGGCATTCGACCGGCCGGACTCCGCCAGGTCCAGGACCTGTACGATCGCTACGGTGCGCTCCTGCCGCGGGCCACCGTGCAACTGCGCGTAAGCCCCGGGCACGACAGCTTCGACGATCCGGTCGAGGGCGTCCGCGTGACCCTCGATGAGATCGAGGCGTTGGGCGTGCGGACCGGGTGGGGAAGCGACCGGCTGAAGCTCGGTGCGCTCAAGATGTCGATCGACGGTGGGCTGTCCGCTCCCGTGTTCTGGTCGCTCGAGGACTATCCGGGACGGCCCGGCTTCCGCGGTGCCATTCGGATTCCCGCAGAAACATTCCGGCCGGTCGCAGAGCGCGCGCACGAGCTGGGTTGGCAGCTGGGCATCCACACCATGGGGGATGGGGCCGTGCAGATGGTGGTCGATGAGATTGCCGCCATCCAGCAGGCCCACCCCCGAGCGGATGCGCGACACTACCTGCACCACGTGGCGGTCAAGCCGCCTGAGGCCACCATCGCCACCATGGCGCGCGCGGGCATCATGGTCGCCAGCCAACCGGCGTTCACGGTCGGGCTGGGCGCCTACGCCCACGAAGCGCTGAGCCCCGAGCGCGAGCAGACCCAGAACCCCACGCGCTCGCTCCTGGACGCTGGAGTGCGTGTGTCCTACGGATCCGACTCGGCTCCGTATGGCCCACTGCTCAGCATCTGGACCGCGGTGACCCGCCGCGGATACGACGGGCAGGTCTACGGGCCGGAAGAGGCGGTGAGCGTCGAGGACGCCATTCGCTTGCACACGGTGGAGCCGGCATACTTCACGTTCGATGAAACCGATAGGGGCAGCATCGCAGCGGGCCTGCTGGCCGATTTCATCGTGCTGTCGGACGACATCCTGACGGTTCCGGCCGACTCGATCCCACACCTGAGCGTGCTCGAGACCTGGGTCGGAGGCGTCCGGGTTCACCCTTCGCAGACGAGGTAG
- a CDS encoding gluconate 2-dehydrogenase subunit 3 family protein → MPFELDWSRRQFVLTSGGGLGALWALGMAGCRDLAEEASRAAARGEAFRTLSADDGRQLDEIAALILPSDDGPGAREAGAVYFLDRVLGDPALEGGNLEFVQASLGSLGDRVRAAGAASGFLGDLPLDQRVEVLRTVEREDPGFFGYARLLVLAGTLSHPDYGGNRDHLGWALMGMEHADTYEPPYGFYDAEARQAGETP, encoded by the coding sequence ATGCCGTTCGAGCTCGATTGGAGCCGCCGCCAGTTCGTCCTGACCAGCGGCGGCGGCTTGGGTGCCCTCTGGGCGCTCGGGATGGCCGGCTGCCGGGACCTCGCGGAGGAAGCCAGCCGCGCCGCCGCCCGAGGCGAGGCCTTCCGTACGCTGTCCGCTGACGATGGCCGACAGCTCGACGAGATCGCCGCGCTGATCCTGCCGTCCGACGACGGACCCGGGGCTCGGGAGGCGGGTGCCGTGTATTTCCTGGACCGGGTGTTGGGCGATCCTGCTCTGGAAGGGGGAAACCTGGAGTTCGTCCAGGCGTCGCTCGGTTCCCTCGGCGACCGGGTGCGCGCCGCTGGCGCGGCCTCTGGATTCCTCGGAGATCTTCCGCTCGACCAGCGCGTCGAGGTGCTGCGCACCGTGGAGCGGGAAGACCCGGGGTTCTTCGGGTATGCGCGCCTCCTGGTGCTGGCCGGAACGCTGAGCCACCCCGACTACGGTGGCAACCGTGACCACCTCGGCTGGGCGTTGATGGGGATGGAACACGCCGACACGTACGAGCCGCCTTACGGCTTCTATGATGCGGAAGCGCGCCAGGCGGGAGAGACGCCATGA
- a CDS encoding GMC family oxidoreductase, with protein sequence MTSTQENAPRFDHDEPVDFVVIGSGSAGGIMAKELSTAGFRIVVLEQGPYIRPHEFRHDEYGVWLKGGLTRSGDLAATFRQSEAEEAAPSQGLFPPVVYAKMVGGASVHFTANFWRLRPIDFRERSVLGPIAGTGFADWPISYEDLEPYYTKVDWEIGVSGMPGPGDPPRSRPYPMPPLPVKSSGVLLERGARAMGWPVQPAPMAILSQEHNGRSACQNCGWCIGYGCEFGAKSSTLAAMIPLAEATGRCEIRPLSTVFRIETDASGRASEVLYFDADGQEQRQRARAVVLSANGAESARLLLMSESSRFPNGLANSSGLIGKYLMFNGNAQVSGVFEHPLNEYKGALVTRLVIDPFYEVDPRRGFYGGGALDGRFGPGPMIYALGGLPPDAPTWGTEYKRMLAEYYTRSMDVFCHGTSLPLETNNVSLDPTLKDDFGRPAIRVTYRDHPDDVAMVRWLQERAVELLDAAGARRTWHFPATEQTAGFHLLGTARMGNDARTSVVDATHRTHDVPNLFICDGSSMVSSGRGQPTMTIMALAFRAAERIIDYANRGVI encoded by the coding sequence ATGACGTCCACACAGGAGAACGCCCCCCGCTTTGATCACGACGAGCCGGTCGACTTCGTCGTCATCGGCTCGGGGTCCGCCGGCGGGATCATGGCCAAGGAGCTTTCCACGGCTGGCTTTCGCATCGTCGTTCTGGAGCAAGGCCCCTACATTCGCCCCCACGAGTTCCGGCACGATGAGTACGGCGTGTGGCTCAAAGGTGGCCTCACCCGCTCAGGTGATCTGGCGGCGACGTTCCGGCAGAGCGAAGCGGAGGAGGCAGCACCCAGTCAGGGGCTCTTCCCACCTGTGGTCTACGCCAAGATGGTCGGTGGGGCTTCCGTGCATTTCACCGCCAACTTCTGGCGCTTGCGTCCCATCGATTTTCGGGAACGCAGCGTGCTGGGCCCCATCGCGGGAACGGGCTTCGCCGATTGGCCGATCTCCTACGAGGATCTCGAACCCTACTATACGAAGGTCGACTGGGAGATCGGTGTCTCCGGCATGCCAGGACCGGGCGACCCACCCCGCTCGAGGCCCTATCCGATGCCTCCACTGCCAGTCAAGTCCTCGGGCGTCTTGTTGGAGCGGGGAGCGCGCGCCATGGGATGGCCGGTGCAACCAGCACCGATGGCCATTCTCTCGCAGGAGCACAATGGTCGCTCCGCGTGTCAGAATTGCGGGTGGTGCATCGGCTATGGCTGCGAGTTCGGCGCCAAGTCATCTACGCTGGCAGCGATGATTCCACTGGCCGAAGCGACCGGTCGCTGTGAGATCCGGCCGTTGTCGACCGTGTTCCGGATCGAGACCGACGCGTCCGGACGCGCCAGCGAGGTGCTGTACTTCGATGCGGACGGACAGGAGCAACGCCAACGTGCGCGCGCTGTGGTGCTCTCCGCCAACGGGGCCGAGTCCGCCCGACTCCTGCTGATGTCCGAGTCCAGCCGTTTCCCGAACGGATTGGCCAACTCGAGCGGGCTGATCGGGAAGTACCTGATGTTCAACGGGAATGCCCAGGTTTCAGGGGTCTTCGAGCACCCGCTCAACGAGTACAAGGGTGCGCTGGTGACCCGCCTGGTGATCGACCCGTTCTACGAGGTCGATCCGCGGCGCGGGTTCTACGGTGGGGGGGCGCTCGACGGCCGCTTCGGCCCGGGTCCGATGATCTACGCGTTGGGCGGACTGCCGCCCGACGCGCCAACCTGGGGGACGGAATACAAGCGCATGCTCGCGGAGTACTACACGCGCAGCATGGACGTCTTCTGTCACGGCACCTCGCTGCCGCTGGAGACCAACAACGTTTCGCTGGACCCCACCCTCAAGGACGATTTCGGCCGCCCCGCCATCCGTGTCACCTACAGGGACCATCCCGACGATGTGGCAATGGTGCGGTGGCTGCAGGAGCGCGCGGTGGAGCTGCTCGACGCGGCGGGCGCCCGTCGCACGTGGCATTTTCCCGCAACGGAGCAGACGGCCGGCTTCCATCTGTTGGGCACGGCGCGTATGGGCAACGACGCGCGCACCTCGGTGGTCGACGCCACCCATCGTACGCACGATGTGCCCAACCTCTTCATCTGTGATGGCAGCAGCATGGTGAGCTCCGGACGAGGACAACCCACCATGACGATCATGGCACTGGCGTTCCGCGCGGCGGAGCGCATCATCGACTACGCGAATCGAGGCGTGATCTGA
- a CDS encoding tetratricopeptide repeat protein: MPRVPRILWTLALILVGNACGRADATGGRDPVPSDPGMDVPPGAEAVSLLGEPLTRPQAAPEVDALRQSQLEEAEAALAADSSSLDAWIWAGRRQAYPGHFQQAIATYTAALERFPDEPHLLRHRGHRYITVRELDKAIADLTRAAAAVSGLEDEVEPDGQPNPLGIPTSTLHFNIWYHLGLAHYLKGEFEAARQAYLACMGVSRHDDSVIATAHWLYMTLRRLGRDQDAAELLTVLPPNPDVIESGAYLDLIRLYEGRQTPEELLGPTGAEATLTATTAAYGVGNWYLYTGEAPRAREIFDRILTGREQWPAFGYIAAEAEVARMGER; the protein is encoded by the coding sequence ATGCCGCGCGTTCCCCGGATCCTTTGGACGCTGGCCCTGATCCTCGTGGGAAACGCCTGCGGGCGCGCCGATGCGACAGGCGGACGCGACCCTGTTCCGTCCGATCCCGGCATGGACGTGCCCCCCGGTGCCGAGGCGGTCTCCCTGCTCGGTGAGCCACTGACCCGGCCGCAGGCGGCACCCGAGGTCGACGCGCTCCGCCAGAGCCAGCTGGAAGAGGCCGAGGCGGCCCTGGCCGCGGACTCGTCCAGCCTCGACGCCTGGATCTGGGCCGGGCGGCGCCAGGCCTACCCCGGACACTTCCAGCAGGCCATCGCCACATACACCGCAGCCCTGGAACGCTTCCCGGACGAGCCCCACCTGCTCAGGCACCGAGGCCACCGCTACATCACCGTCCGGGAGTTGGACAAGGCCATCGCGGACCTCACACGCGCCGCGGCGGCCGTGTCCGGATTGGAAGACGAGGTGGAACCGGATGGGCAGCCGAACCCTCTGGGAATCCCCACCAGCACCCTCCACTTCAACATCTGGTACCACCTGGGCCTCGCCCACTACCTGAAGGGCGAGTTCGAGGCGGCCCGCCAGGCCTACCTCGCCTGCATGGGGGTCTCTCGGCACGACGACTCCGTCATCGCCACGGCGCACTGGCTCTACATGACGCTGAGGCGTCTGGGCCGGGACCAGGACGCAGCCGAGCTCTTGACCGTCCTCCCCCCCAACCCCGATGTGATCGAGAGCGGGGCGTACCTGGACCTCATCCGGCTCTACGAGGGCCGCCAGACCCCGGAGGAGCTCCTCGGCCCCACGGGGGCGGAGGCCACGCTCACCGCGACCACGGCCGCCTACGGGGTCGGGAATTGGTACCTGTACACCGGCGAGGCACCGCGCGCACGCGAGATCTTCGACCGCATCCTGACCGGCCGCGAGCAGTGGCCTGCCTTCGGATACATCGCCGCCGAGGCCGAGGTGGCCCGGATGGGGGAGCGTTGA